ATGGCTTCCACCAGGACCAGGCCCTGGGTTTCCGAGCGGGAAGGAAAGGCGAACACATCGGCGGCCTTGTAGAAGTCGGGCATGGCCTCGGGCGGCTGCACGCCGGCGAAGCGCACCCGCTCCGCCAGCCCCAAGGCCGCCGCCTTTTCCGTCAATGCCTCCCGCAGGGGGCCGTCGCCCACGAGAATCAGGCAGGCCTGCGCCTCCCGGCGGGCCGCCAGGGCGAAGGCGTCCAGCAGCAGTTCCGGGTCTTTTTCCGCCGCCAACCGTCCCACGTACAGGAACAGCACGGCATCGGGGGGGATTCCCCATCGGGCCCGCACGTCCCCCTGGGGCGGCCCCTCGTACCGCTCCAAGGGGATGCCCGTGGGCACCACCTCCACGGGGGCGTGGATGCCCATGGCCCGGATGCCCTCGGCCACCGGCCCGCTGGGGGCGATGATCAGCCGGCACTGGTTGCAGAAGGACCGGAGGTAGTTGAGCAGGGCCGGGCGGAACAGGTCCTTCATGGGCCCGGCGTAGATGTCGAAGTAGAAGTCGTACAAGGTGTGGAAGGTGAACACCAAGGGCAGGCCCAGCCGCCGGGCGGCCGAGGCGCCCAGCTTCCCCATGAGGAAGGGGGAGTGGGCGTGGATCACCTGAACCCCCAGGCGCCGCAAGGTGGCCGTCAGGCTTACCGACAGGGGGATGGGCACCCGGTACTGGGGGTAGACGGGCGCTCCCAGGGAGGCATAGCGGAACACCCTGCCGCCGTGGCGGTCCCGGCCCTCCCGGCCGGGGTAGGCGGGTGCAAAAATGTAGACGTCATGGTTACGATATTCCAGGTGGGATTTCAAGGTATCGATGGAATTGACCACGCCGCTGACGTAAGGACGGTAACTGTCGGTGAAAAAGGCAACCTCCATGGGCGTACCTTCCCCCCGCGACAGGCAGAAGATTTCTTGCTGTCCGATGCCATTTTATCCAATTACGGGGAGGGGTAAAACCTGCTGACGGAATTGGCATCCCGGCTCCCTGCCGTGAACGCCGTGCTCAACGGCATCAGCGCCGTGCTGCTCACCATGGGCTACGTGGCCATCCGCCGGCGGCAGCGGCAACGCCACCAGAACTTGATGCTGGCCGCCACCATCGTCTCGGGCCTGTTCCTCATTTCCTATCTGATCAAGACGTGGCTCCACGGCACCACCTTGTACGGGGGCACGGGCATCATGCGGGTCATCTACCTGTTGGTGCTGGGCACCCACCTGACCTTGGCCATGGCCTTGGTGCCCCTGGTGCCCCTCACCCTGTGGCCCACCTTGGGACGCCGCTGGGATCGCCACCGGCGCTGGGCCCGCATCACCCTGCCCATCTGGCTTTATGTGTCCGTCACCGGCGTGGCCGTCTACCTGCTCCTGCGGCCCTATTACTGACGGGTCAGGGGCGCCGGCGGGTCAGAGGGGATAGCCGACGCTTTTCACCACGTAGGTGAGGGTGCCCATGGGCGCCGCCACCCGGATGGTGTCGCCGGGGCGGGCCAGGAGGAGGGCCTGTCCGATGGGTGACAGGACCGACACCACCTGCTCTTCCTGGGCCGGCCGGTCCCCCTGGTTGGGGCCCACGATGCGGATGGGAAACACCTCGCCGGTATCGGGGTCCATGACTTGGGCCACGGCCCCCACCATCACCATGGGCGCCTGGCCCTGGGCATCGGCGGCGGCTTCGTCCTCGTCTTCTTCGGCCACCGTCACCGACTTGATCCATTCTTCCACTTGGGTCACATAGC
This DNA window, taken from Sphingobacteriaceae bacterium, encodes the following:
- a CDS encoding glycosyltransferase; protein product: MEVAFFTDSYRPYVSGVVNSIDTLKSHLEYRNHDVYIFAPAYPGREGRDRHGGRVFRYASLGAPVYPQYRVPIPLSVSLTATLRRLGVQVIHAHSPFLMGKLGASAARRLGLPLVFTFHTLYDFYFDIYAGPMKDLFRPALLNYLRSFCNQCRLIIAPSGPVAEGIRAMGIHAPVEVVPTGIPLERYEGPPQGDVRARWGIPPDAVLFLYVGRLAAEKDPELLLDAFALAARREAQACLILVGDGPLREALTEKAAALGLAERVRFAGVQPPEAMPDFYKAADVFAFPSRSETQGLVLVEAMAAGLPVAAVDAAATVDVVGDSPGGILTEPTAGALAQAMLAAALTDRPARSLAARERARHFSAGLMARRMEKVYQDLVEAGRRVRPAS
- a CDS encoding DUF420 domain-containing protein; its protein translation is MASRLPAVNAVLNGISAVLLTMGYVAIRRRQRQRHQNLMLAATIVSGLFLISYLIKTWLHGTTLYGGTGIMRVIYLLVLGTHLTLAMALVPLVPLTLWPTLGRRWDRHRRWARITLPIWLYVSVTGVAVYLLLRPYY
- a CDS encoding GreA/GreB family elongation factor, with the protein product MPDTVAMPRKTFEAVLGGLLEIEELLAQLTHAARTSRGGSRGAAQSAGVRQLLQRYVTQVEEWIKSVTVAEEDEDEAAADAQGQAPMVMVGAVAQVMDPDTGEVFPIRIVGPNQGDRPAQEEQVVSVLSPIGQALLLARPGDTIRVAAPMGTLTYVVKSVGYPL